The following proteins are encoded in a genomic region of Streptomyces sp. NBC_01723:
- a CDS encoding bifunctional glycosyltransferase family 2/GtrA family protein — protein sequence MRTDSSPGSLPAREHLPATGAGTPVLDVVVPVYNEEKDLRPCVLRLHEHLTRTFPYAFRITVADNASTDATAHVAARLAADLVEVRSVRLEQKGRGRALRTVWSASDAPVLAYMDVDLSTDLNALLPLVAPLISGHSDLAIGSRLARSSRVVRGAKREFISRTYNLILRGSLQARFSDAQCGFKAIRRDVAQVLLPLVEDTGWFFDTEMLVLAERAGCRIHEVPVDWVDDPDSTVHIVRTATDDLKGVWRVGRALATGSLPLDRLARPFGDDPRDRELTGVPQGLARQLVGFCVVGVLSTLFYLLLYSGFRVFAGSQAANALALLVSAVANTAANRRLTFGVRGRGGAVRHQAQGLVVFGIGLALTSGSLAALNAATTDPDHSTELAVLIAANLAATVLRFLLFRAWVFPETPATDAGRIPEPGVSGQYLVWSDATQRLQPVHPAADTDPRDGR from the coding sequence ATGCGAACCGACTCTTCTCCCGGCTCCCTGCCGGCGCGGGAGCATCTCCCGGCCACAGGAGCCGGTACGCCTGTCCTGGACGTAGTGGTCCCCGTCTACAACGAGGAGAAGGACCTGCGGCCGTGCGTCCTGCGGCTGCACGAGCACCTCACCCGGACGTTCCCCTACGCCTTCCGCATCACCGTCGCGGACAACGCCTCCACCGACGCCACCGCGCACGTCGCGGCCCGGCTGGCGGCGGACCTCGTGGAGGTCAGGTCCGTCCGCCTTGAGCAGAAGGGCCGGGGCCGGGCCCTGCGGACCGTCTGGTCCGCCTCGGACGCCCCGGTCCTCGCCTACATGGACGTGGACCTCTCCACCGACCTCAACGCGCTGCTGCCCCTGGTGGCGCCGCTGATCTCCGGACACTCCGACCTCGCGATCGGCTCGCGGCTCGCCCGCAGCTCGCGGGTGGTGCGCGGCGCCAAGCGGGAGTTCATCTCCCGCACCTACAACCTCATCCTGCGCGGCTCCCTCCAGGCCCGCTTCTCCGACGCCCAGTGCGGCTTCAAGGCGATCCGCCGGGACGTCGCTCAGGTACTGCTGCCGCTGGTGGAGGACACCGGCTGGTTCTTCGACACCGAGATGCTGGTGCTCGCCGAGCGTGCCGGGTGCCGGATCCACGAGGTCCCGGTCGACTGGGTCGACGACCCCGACTCCACCGTGCACATCGTCCGGACCGCGACCGACGACCTCAAGGGCGTGTGGCGGGTCGGCAGGGCGCTGGCCACCGGATCGCTGCCGCTGGACCGGCTGGCCCGGCCCTTCGGTGACGACCCGCGCGACCGTGAGCTGACGGGCGTACCGCAGGGGCTGGCCCGGCAGCTCGTCGGGTTCTGCGTCGTGGGTGTCCTGTCCACCCTCTTCTACCTGCTCCTCTACAGCGGCTTCCGCGTCTTCGCCGGCTCCCAGGCCGCCAACGCGCTCGCCCTGCTGGTCTCGGCGGTCGCCAACACCGCCGCCAACCGGCGGCTGACCTTCGGGGTGCGGGGCCGGGGCGGTGCCGTGCGGCACCAGGCGCAGGGGCTGGTCGTCTTCGGTATCGGTCTCGCGCTGACCAGCGGCTCGCTCGCCGCCCTGAACGCGGCGACGACCGACCCGGACCACTCCACCGAGCTGGCGGTGCTGATCGCGGCCAACCTCGCGGCCACCGTCCTGCGCTTCCTGCTCTTCCGCGCCTGGGTGTTCCCGGAGACGCCGGCCACCGACGCCGGCCGTATACCGGAGCCCGGGGTTTCCGGTCAGTACCTCGTCTGGAGCGACGCGACCCAGCGCCTCCAGCCGGTCCACCCCGCCGCCGACACCGACCCGAGGGACGGACGATGA
- a CDS encoding sensor histidine kinase, which translates to MSRRRRPRPRTLRTRLVVASVALIAVVCAVIGTVTTVALRSHLYEQLDKQVDEVAMRVSGFGPPGDRQPGVGVPQRMDLDEFVTRGPQPRGTIVAEVRDGAVVDAKYGEKDDDSTNFSGTSPVALTEAERAALASVPRDGDRHTVEIGDLGDYRVEYKDGYYAAVPTSEVTSTVNTLILVEASVTAAGLIAASLAGTVIVGVATRPLRRVAATAGRVSELPLHAGEVNLDERVPESECDPHTEVGRVGSALNRMLDHVHGALHARQESETRVRQFVADASHELRTPLSSIRGYAELTRRGGERVGPDTRHALGRIESEAGRMTLLVEDLLLLARLDAGRPLRFERTDLVPLVVDSVSDARAAGLDHNWRLDLPEEPAPVSADAARLQQVLVNLLGNARNHTPPGTTVTARVRASGGWLCVAVEDNGPGIPAELLPHVFERFARGDSARSRATGSTGLGLAIVHAVTTAHGGGVTVTSVPGRTVFTVRLPASPDQAGDRAHSQARHSLTTRVRQGS; encoded by the coding sequence ATGAGCCGACGGCGACGACCGCGGCCGCGCACCCTGCGGACCCGGCTCGTCGTCGCGTCGGTGGCGCTGATCGCCGTGGTCTGCGCGGTGATCGGGACCGTGACGACGGTGGCGCTGCGCTCCCACCTGTACGAGCAGCTGGACAAGCAGGTGGACGAGGTCGCGATGCGGGTGTCCGGGTTCGGGCCGCCCGGCGACCGCCAGCCGGGCGTCGGGGTCCCTCAGCGGATGGACCTCGACGAGTTCGTCACCCGCGGACCGCAGCCCCGCGGCACGATCGTCGCCGAGGTCCGGGACGGTGCCGTCGTCGACGCCAAGTACGGCGAGAAGGACGACGACAGCACCAACTTCAGCGGCACCAGCCCGGTCGCCCTCACCGAGGCGGAGCGCGCCGCGCTGGCGTCCGTTCCCCGGGACGGCGACCGGCACACCGTCGAGATCGGCGACCTCGGCGACTACCGCGTGGAGTACAAGGACGGCTACTACGCCGCCGTTCCGACCTCCGAGGTCACCAGCACCGTCAACACCCTGATCCTGGTGGAGGCCAGCGTCACCGCCGCCGGTCTCATCGCCGCCTCCCTCGCCGGGACCGTCATCGTCGGCGTCGCCACCCGCCCCCTGCGCCGGGTCGCCGCCACCGCCGGCCGGGTCTCCGAACTCCCCCTCCACGCGGGCGAGGTGAACCTCGACGAACGCGTCCCGGAGTCCGAGTGCGACCCGCACACCGAGGTCGGCCGGGTCGGGTCCGCCCTCAACCGGATGCTCGACCACGTGCACGGGGCGCTGCACGCACGGCAGGAGAGCGAGACCCGGGTACGGCAGTTCGTCGCGGACGCCAGCCACGAGCTGCGCACCCCGCTGTCCTCCATCCGCGGGTACGCCGAACTCACCCGCAGGGGAGGCGAACGGGTAGGCCCCGACACCCGGCACGCCCTCGGCCGTATCGAGTCCGAGGCCGGGCGGATGACCCTCCTGGTCGAGGATCTGCTGCTGCTCGCCCGCCTGGACGCCGGGCGGCCGTTGCGGTTCGAGCGGACCGACCTCGTACCGCTGGTCGTGGACTCCGTCAGCGACGCCCGCGCGGCCGGGCTCGACCACAACTGGCGGCTCGATCTGCCCGAGGAACCGGCACCGGTCTCGGCGGACGCCGCCCGCCTCCAGCAGGTGCTGGTCAACCTCCTGGGCAACGCCCGCAACCACACCCCGCCCGGCACCACCGTCACCGCGCGCGTGCGGGCGAGCGGCGGGTGGCTGTGCGTGGCCGTCGAGGACAACGGGCCCGGGATCCCCGCGGAGTTGCTGCCGCACGTCTTCGAACGGTTCGCGCGGGGCGACTCCGCGCGCTCCCGGGCCACCGGCTCGACGGGGCTCGGGCTCGCCATCGTGCACGCCGTGACGACCGCGCACGGCGGCGGTGTGACGGTCACGAGCGTGCCGGGGCGGACGGTCTTCACCGTGCGTCTGCCCGCGTCGCCGGACCAGGCCGGCGACCGGGCGCACTCACAGGCGCGGCACAGCCTCACCACACGGGTGCGACAGGGGAGTTGA
- a CDS encoding response regulator transcription factor: protein MTTTSPQGRTELLRSDGSPVRVLVVDDEQSITELLSMALRYEGWQIRSAGDGHGAVQSARDFRPDAVVLDMMLPDMDGLSVLGRLRRDLPDVPVLFLTAKDAVEDRIAGLTAGGDDYVTKPFSLEEVVARLRGLIRRSGAADRRSESVLVVGDLTLDEDSHEVTRGGDGIHLTATEFELLRFLMRNPRRVLSKAQILDRVWSYDFGGQANVVELYISYLRRKIDAGREPMIHTRRGAGYLIKPAVS, encoded by the coding sequence ATGACCACGACCTCGCCCCAGGGGCGCACCGAACTGCTGAGGTCGGACGGGAGCCCCGTCCGGGTGCTTGTGGTGGACGACGAGCAGTCCATCACCGAGCTGCTCTCCATGGCCCTGCGCTACGAGGGCTGGCAGATCCGCAGCGCCGGTGACGGCCACGGCGCCGTCCAGTCCGCGCGGGACTTCCGGCCCGACGCCGTCGTGCTGGACATGATGCTGCCCGACATGGACGGCCTGAGCGTGCTGGGGCGGCTGCGCCGCGACCTGCCGGACGTGCCGGTGCTGTTCCTGACCGCCAAGGACGCGGTCGAGGACCGGATCGCCGGGCTGACCGCCGGCGGGGACGACTACGTCACCAAGCCGTTCAGTCTGGAGGAGGTCGTCGCCCGGCTGCGCGGCCTGATCCGGCGCTCGGGCGCCGCCGACCGGCGTTCCGAGTCCGTCCTCGTCGTCGGCGACCTCACGCTGGACGAGGACAGCCACGAGGTCACCCGGGGCGGCGACGGCATCCACCTCACCGCCACCGAGTTCGAGCTGCTGCGGTTCCTGATGCGCAACCCGCGGCGCGTGCTGAGCAAGGCGCAGATCCTGGACCGCGTGTGGTCGTACGACTTCGGCGGTCAGGCCAACGTCGTCGAGCTGTACATCTCGTACCTGCGGCGGAAGATCGACGCCGGACGCGAGCCGATGATCCACACCCGGCGCGGAGCCGGTTACCTGATCAAGCCCGCCGTCTCATGA
- a CDS encoding amidohydrolase family protein has translation MSDHEAGQVRRFWEGLGLPGLVDVHTHFMPERVLAKVWAYFDGLGPLTGGFEWPITYRQEEGERAALLREFGVRAFTAMLYPHKAGMAEWLNGWAVDFARRTPDCLHTSTLFPEPGVEAYVRRAVESGARVFKAHVQVGAYDPADELLDAAWGVLAEAGVPVVVHCGSGPAPGKHTGPEPIARVLARHPRLRLIVAHLGMPEYEDFLDLAERYGEVRLDTTMAFTDFSERLAPFPRRALPRLADLGDRILLGSDFPNVPYPYLHQLHALERLDLGDAWLRGVCHDNGARLFGLGEG, from the coding sequence ATGAGTGATCACGAGGCCGGGCAGGTCCGGCGGTTCTGGGAGGGGCTCGGGCTGCCCGGGCTGGTCGACGTGCACACCCACTTCATGCCCGAGCGGGTGCTGGCCAAGGTCTGGGCCTACTTCGACGGCCTCGGCCCGCTGACCGGCGGATTCGAATGGCCGATCACCTACCGGCAGGAGGAGGGCGAACGCGCGGCGCTGCTGCGGGAGTTCGGCGTGCGGGCCTTCACGGCCATGCTGTACCCGCACAAGGCCGGGATGGCCGAGTGGCTGAACGGCTGGGCGGTGGACTTCGCCCGCCGCACACCCGACTGCCTGCACACCTCCACCCTCTTCCCCGAGCCGGGCGTCGAGGCGTACGTCCGGCGGGCCGTCGAGTCGGGGGCGCGGGTCTTCAAGGCGCACGTGCAGGTGGGGGCGTACGACCCGGCCGACGAACTCCTCGACGCGGCCTGGGGCGTGCTCGCGGAGGCGGGGGTCCCGGTCGTCGTCCACTGCGGGTCGGGGCCCGCGCCCGGCAAGCACACCGGGCCCGAGCCGATCGCCCGGGTGCTGGCCCGGCACCCCCGGCTGCGGCTGATCGTCGCGCACCTCGGGATGCCCGAGTACGAGGACTTCCTCGACCTCGCCGAGCGGTACGGCGAGGTGCGGCTGGACACGACCATGGCCTTCACCGACTTCAGCGAACGCCTCGCGCCCTTTCCCCGCCGGGCGCTGCCCAGGCTGGCGGACCTCGGCGACCGGATCCTGCTCGGGTCGGACTTTCCCAACGTCCCGTACCCCTACCTGCACCAGCTGCACGCCCTGGAGCGGCTGGACCTGGGGGACGCGTGGCTGCGGGGGGTGTGCCACGACAACGGGGCCCGGTTGTTCGGACTGGGGGAGGGCTGA
- a CDS encoding DUF2797 domain-containing protein, producing the protein MAQAWKCAGLRWTGEGPVLTWAGGRSSALTRGRRVAFAVTEGGVRNCVGARGNACPVRAPVPGRSTGARCEECARLDRAHSVAADTIADDPRPYRVYLAWFGPGLVKVGITAQARGPARLLEQGAVCFSWLGRGPLMAARRTEELLRAALGVPDRIPYAHKRAVRAALPGTEAERSAEIAELHARAVALGGWPESLTPEPFRGVDHAGVFGIEGPDRCPAAVGEVAELVAGGAIGGALVAAAGPDLHLATERGVVVLDTRLMTGWELVSAGGEPCAVPVREYREAAGVQDELF; encoded by the coding sequence ATGGCACAGGCATGGAAGTGCGCGGGGCTGCGCTGGACGGGTGAGGGTCCGGTGCTGACGTGGGCCGGGGGTCGGAGCAGTGCCCTGACCCGGGGGAGACGGGTGGCCTTCGCGGTCACCGAGGGGGGTGTCCGGAACTGCGTGGGAGCACGGGGGAACGCGTGCCCGGTGCGCGCCCCTGTGCCGGGGCGGAGCACGGGGGCGCGGTGCGAGGAGTGCGCGCGGCTGGACCGGGCGCACTCCGTGGCCGCCGACACCATCGCGGACGACCCGCGGCCGTACCGCGTCTACCTGGCCTGGTTCGGGCCCGGCCTGGTCAAGGTGGGGATCACCGCGCAGGCGCGGGGCCCGGCCCGGCTGCTGGAGCAGGGGGCCGTCTGCTTCAGCTGGCTGGGCCGCGGGCCCCTGATGGCCGCGCGCCGGACCGAGGAGTTGCTACGGGCGGCGCTGGGCGTCCCGGACCGGATTCCGTACGCCCACAAGCGGGCGGTGCGCGCCGCGCTGCCCGGGACGGAGGCGGAGCGGTCGGCCGAGATCGCGGAGCTGCACGCGCGGGCGGTGGCGCTCGGCGGCTGGCCGGAGTCGCTGACGCCGGAGCCGTTCCGGGGTGTGGACCACGCGGGCGTCTTCGGGATCGAGGGTCCGGACCGGTGCCCGGCCGCCGTGGGAGAGGTGGCCGAGCTGGTGGCCGGCGGGGCGATCGGGGGCGCGCTGGTGGCGGCCGCCGGGCCGGATCTGCATCTGGCGACGGAGCGCGGGGTCGTCGTCCTCGACACCCGGCTGATGACGGGGTGGGAGCTGGTGTCCGCCGGCGGGGAGCCCTGTGCCGTGCCGGTGCGTGAGTACAGGGAGGCGGCCGGGGTCCAGGACGAGCTGTTCTGA
- a CDS encoding winged helix-turn-helix transcriptional regulator: MDMADIDPLCPERLVMEHVTSRWGTLALIALLERPYRFSELRREIGSVSEKMLAQTLRTLERDGLVHRDAKPVIPPRVDYSLTALGREAAEQVRDLALWTERRMAAVERAREAYDAAGA; encoded by the coding sequence ATGGACATGGCAGACATCGACCCGCTGTGCCCCGAGCGCCTGGTCATGGAGCACGTCACCAGCCGCTGGGGCACGCTGGCCCTGATCGCGCTGCTGGAGCGCCCCTACCGCTTCAGCGAGCTGCGCCGCGAGATCGGCAGCGTCAGCGAGAAGATGCTGGCGCAGACCCTGCGCACCCTGGAGCGCGACGGCCTGGTCCACCGGGACGCCAAGCCGGTCATCCCGCCCCGCGTCGACTACTCCCTGACCGCCCTCGGCCGCGAGGCCGCCGAGCAGGTCAGGGACCTGGCGCTGTGGACGGAGCGGCGGATGGCGGCGGTCGAGCGGGCCCGCGAGGCGTACGACGCCGCGGGAGCCTGA
- a CDS encoding peptidoglycan D,D-transpeptidase FtsI family protein: MNKPLRAVAIFCGLLVLGLLIRANWLQYVRAPELASDDKNRRVQIEQFATPRGDIVVGGRAITGSAEVNGTDLKFKRTYTNGPMYAPVTGYASQAQGMTLLEKTYDGILTGKDDRLAFQRFADVVSGEGRRAGSVVTTIDPKAQKAAWDGLTDLKGARGAVVALDPQTGKVLALVSAPSYDPSKFAGSTFKESDRFVALDKQKNKPLANRALRETYPPGSTFKILTAAAALEHGVVTDVDARTDAASPYQLPQASNKIGSEAGDAVCNKASMKTAMQYSCNNVFLDAASKLGQDKMRETAQKFGFNENVYSEDFGDLLASKSLYPEDLDAPGTALTGMGQGSLTSTPMQMAMVTAGLANDGKVMQPYIVDEVKGPDLGTLEKTEPKVMSEAVSAETAQKVQEMMEFTAKEGSARRAQIEGITVGGKTGTAQRGVNVNDEVPYGWFVSYGKKDDGSSVAVAVFIDPTDMDISREDISGGGLGAPIAKSVMKAVLQQ, from the coding sequence GTGAACAAGCCGCTGAGGGCCGTGGCGATCTTCTGCGGGCTGCTGGTGCTCGGTCTGCTGATCCGGGCGAACTGGCTGCAGTACGTCCGTGCCCCGGAGCTCGCCTCCGACGACAAGAACCGACGGGTCCAGATCGAGCAGTTCGCCACCCCACGCGGCGACATCGTCGTCGGCGGCCGGGCCATCACCGGCTCCGCCGAGGTGAACGGCACCGACCTCAAGTTCAAGCGCACCTACACCAACGGGCCGATGTACGCGCCGGTGACGGGATACGCGTCGCAGGCCCAGGGCATGACGCTGCTGGAGAAGACCTACGACGGCATCCTCACCGGCAAGGACGACCGGCTGGCCTTCCAGCGGTTCGCCGACGTCGTCAGTGGTGAGGGACGGCGGGCCGGCTCGGTGGTCACCACCATCGACCCGAAGGCACAGAAGGCCGCCTGGGACGGGCTGACCGACCTGAAGGGCGCCCGGGGCGCCGTGGTCGCGCTGGACCCGCAGACGGGGAAGGTGCTGGCGCTGGTCTCGGCGCCCTCCTACGATCCGTCGAAGTTCGCGGGCAGCACCTTCAAGGAGTCCGACCGCTTCGTGGCGCTGGACAAGCAGAAGAACAAGCCGCTGGCCAACCGCGCGCTGCGCGAGACCTACCCGCCGGGCTCGACCTTCAAGATCCTCACCGCGGCCGCCGCCCTGGAGCACGGGGTCGTCACGGACGTCGACGCCCGCACGGACGCCGCCTCCCCCTACCAGCTGCCGCAGGCCAGCAACAAGATCGGCAGCGAGGCCGGCGACGCGGTCTGCAACAAGGCCTCGATGAAGACCGCCATGCAGTACTCCTGCAACAACGTCTTCCTGGACGCCGCCTCCAAGCTGGGGCAGGACAAGATGCGCGAGACGGCGCAGAAGTTCGGGTTCAACGAGAACGTCTACTCCGAGGACTTCGGCGACCTGCTCGCCTCCAAGAGCCTCTACCCGGAGGACCTCGACGCGCCGGGCACCGCGCTCACCGGCATGGGGCAGGGCAGCCTGACCAGTACGCCGATGCAGATGGCCATGGTCACCGCCGGGCTGGCCAACGACGGCAAGGTGATGCAGCCGTACATCGTCGACGAGGTCAAGGGACCGGATCTCGGCACGCTGGAGAAGACCGAGCCCAAGGTGATGAGCGAGGCCGTCTCCGCCGAGACCGCGCAGAAGGTCCAGGAGATGATGGAGTTCACCGCCAAGGAGGGCAGCGCCCGCCGCGCCCAGATCGAGGGCATCACGGTCGGCGGCAAGACCGGTACCGCGCAGCGCGGTGTCAACGTGAACGACGAGGTGCCCTACGGCTGGTTCGTCTCCTACGGCAAGAAGGACGACGGGTCCTCCGTCGCCGTGGCCGTCTTCATCGACCCGACCGACATGGACATCTCCCGTGAGGACATCTCCGGTGGCGGTCTCGGCGCGCCGATCGCCAAGAGCGTCATGAAGGCGGTCCTCCAGCAGTGA
- a CDS encoding SSI family serine proteinase inhibitor — MFQVSRIPAARLLGAAALSFASLASLSAAHPAAAVGTDAGAGAAVPHGDHLTVTVRNAGPAADGTFELYCHPAGGSHPDPAGACAVAERDTRWGQDTFAPVPQGSLCTMQYGGPATAHVTGIWAGRPVDVTYDRRDGCEISRWNRMVPLLPEAGAAGRS, encoded by the coding sequence ATGTTCCAGGTCTCCCGCATCCCCGCCGCCCGCCTCCTCGGCGCCGCCGCCCTGTCCTTCGCGTCCCTCGCCTCCCTCTCCGCCGCCCACCCGGCCGCGGCCGTCGGCACCGATGCCGGCGCCGGCGCCGCTGTCCCGCACGGTGACCACCTGACCGTCACCGTGCGGAACGCCGGTCCGGCCGCCGACGGGACGTTCGAGCTGTACTGCCACCCGGCCGGCGGCAGCCACCCCGACCCGGCGGGCGCCTGTGCCGTGGCCGAGCGCGACACCCGCTGGGGCCAGGACACCTTCGCCCCGGTCCCGCAGGGCAGCCTCTGCACCATGCAGTACGGCGGCCCGGCCACCGCGCACGTCACCGGCATCTGGGCCGGACGCCCCGTCGACGTGACGTACGACCGGCGCGACGGCTGCGAGATCTCCCGCTGGAACCGCATGGTGCCGCTGCTGCCCGAGGCGGGGGCGGCGGGACGGTCGTAA